One window from the genome of Canis lupus dingo isolate Sandy chromosome 15, ASM325472v2, whole genome shotgun sequence encodes:
- the MYCL gene encoding protein L-Myc isoform X2 — translation MNRLHFSFPYAWMPTMKLKFRKVKSDAPKSSIFLPRFSEVRVCTNRSELTGQQGADMDFDSYQHYFYDYDCGEDFYRSTAPSEDIWKKFELVPSPPTSPPWGSGPGAGDAAPGVGPPEPWPGGGAGEEAESRGHSKAWGRNYASIIRRDCMWSGFSARERLERAVSDRLAAGAPRGNPPKAPAAPDCAPSLEAGNPAPAAPCPLGEPKTQACSGSESPSDSEGEEIDVVTVEKRQSLGVRKPVTITVRADPLDPCMKHFHISIHQQQHNYAARFPPESCSQGGAPERGPQEEALERDAPEEKEEVDEETVSRPPVESEAPQSCHPKPGSSDTEDVTKRKNHNFLERKRRNDLRSRFLALRDQVPTLASCSKAPKVVILSKALEYLQALVGAEKRMATEKRQLRCRQQQLQKRIAYLSGY, via the exons ATGAACCGCTTGCACTTCTCATTTCCCTATGCCTGGATGCCAACA atgaaactgAAGTTCAGGAAGGTTAAATCTGACGCTCCGAAGTCCAGCATCTTCCTACCTCGCTTCTCCGAGGTCCGGGTTTGCACCAACCGCAGTGAATTAACGGGCCAACAG GGAGCGGACATGGACTTCGACTCGTACCAGCACTATTTCTACGACTATGACTGCGGGGAGGATTTCTACCGCTCCACGGCGCCCAGTGAGGACATCTGGAAGAAATTCGAGCTGGTGCCGTCGCCCCCCACGTCGCCGCCCTGGGGCTCGGGTCCAGGCGCCGGGGACGCAGCCCCTGGCGTTGGTCCCCCGGAGCCGTGGCCCGGAGGGGGCGCCGGGGAAGAGGCGGAGTCCCGGGGCCATTCGAAAGCTTGGGGCAGGAACTACGCCTCCATCATCCGTCGTGACTGCATGTGGAGCGGCTTCTCCGCCCGGGAGCGGCTGGAGAGAGCGGTGAGCGACCGGCTCGCCGCCGGCGCCCCCCGGGGGAACCCGCCCAAGGCGCCCGCCGCCCCGGACTGCGCTCCCAGCCTCGAAGCCGGCAACCCGGCTCCCGCTGCCCCCTGCCCGCTGGGCGAGCCCAAGACCCAGGCCTGCTCGGGGTCCGAGAGCCCAAGCGACTCGG AGGGTGAAGAAATAGACGTCGTGACAGTGGAGAAGAGACAGTCCCTGGGTGTACGGAAGCCGGTCACCATCACGGTGCGGGCGGACCCTTTGGACCCCTGCATGAAGCACTTCCACATCTCCATCCACCAGCAACAGCACAACTACGCCGCCCGCTTTCCTCCAGAAAGCTGTTCCCAAGGGGGGGCTCCAGAGAGAGGTCCCCAAGAAGAGGCTCTGGAGAGAGACGccccagaggaaaaggaagaagtggaTGAAGAGACTGTGAGTCGCCCCCCCGTAGAAAGCGAGGCTCCCCAGTCCTGCCACCCCAAACCTGGCAGTTCTGACACCGAGGATGTGACCAAGAGGAAGAACCACAACTTCCTGGAGCGCAAAAGGCGGAATGACCTCCGTTCTAGGTTCCTGGCCTTGAGGGACCAGGTCCCCACCCTGGCCAGCTGCTCCAAGGCCCCCAAGGTGGTGATCCTGAGCAAGGCCTTGGAGTACTTGCAAGCCCTGGTGGGGGCCGAGAAGAGGATGGCCACGGAAAAAAGGCAGCTCCGATGCCGGCAGCAGCAACTGCAGAAGAGAATTGCCTACCTCAGTGGCTACTAG
- the MYCL gene encoding protein L-Myc isoform X3 — translation MKLKFRKVKSDAPKSSIFLPRFSEVRVCTNRSELTGQQGADMDFDSYQHYFYDYDCGEDFYRSTAPSEDIWKKFELVPSPPTSPPWGSGPGAGDAAPGVGPPEPWPGGGAGEEAESRGHSKAWGRNYASIIRRDCMWSGFSARERLERAVSDRLAAGAPRGNPPKAPAAPDCAPSLEAGNPAPAAPCPLGEPKTQACSGSESPSDSEGEEIDVVTVEKRQSLGVRKPVTITVRADPLDPCMKHFHISIHQQQHNYAARFPPESCSQGGAPERGPQEEALERDAPEEKEEVDEETVSRPPVESEAPQSCHPKPGSSDTEDVTKRKNHNFLERKRRNDLRSRFLALRDQVPTLASCSKAPKVVILSKALEYLQALVGAEKRMATEKRQLRCRQQQLQKRIAYLSGY, via the exons atgaaactgAAGTTCAGGAAGGTTAAATCTGACGCTCCGAAGTCCAGCATCTTCCTACCTCGCTTCTCCGAGGTCCGGGTTTGCACCAACCGCAGTGAATTAACGGGCCAACAG GGAGCGGACATGGACTTCGACTCGTACCAGCACTATTTCTACGACTATGACTGCGGGGAGGATTTCTACCGCTCCACGGCGCCCAGTGAGGACATCTGGAAGAAATTCGAGCTGGTGCCGTCGCCCCCCACGTCGCCGCCCTGGGGCTCGGGTCCAGGCGCCGGGGACGCAGCCCCTGGCGTTGGTCCCCCGGAGCCGTGGCCCGGAGGGGGCGCCGGGGAAGAGGCGGAGTCCCGGGGCCATTCGAAAGCTTGGGGCAGGAACTACGCCTCCATCATCCGTCGTGACTGCATGTGGAGCGGCTTCTCCGCCCGGGAGCGGCTGGAGAGAGCGGTGAGCGACCGGCTCGCCGCCGGCGCCCCCCGGGGGAACCCGCCCAAGGCGCCCGCCGCCCCGGACTGCGCTCCCAGCCTCGAAGCCGGCAACCCGGCTCCCGCTGCCCCCTGCCCGCTGGGCGAGCCCAAGACCCAGGCCTGCTCGGGGTCCGAGAGCCCAAGCGACTCGG AGGGTGAAGAAATAGACGTCGTGACAGTGGAGAAGAGACAGTCCCTGGGTGTACGGAAGCCGGTCACCATCACGGTGCGGGCGGACCCTTTGGACCCCTGCATGAAGCACTTCCACATCTCCATCCACCAGCAACAGCACAACTACGCCGCCCGCTTTCCTCCAGAAAGCTGTTCCCAAGGGGGGGCTCCAGAGAGAGGTCCCCAAGAAGAGGCTCTGGAGAGAGACGccccagaggaaaaggaagaagtggaTGAAGAGACTGTGAGTCGCCCCCCCGTAGAAAGCGAGGCTCCCCAGTCCTGCCACCCCAAACCTGGCAGTTCTGACACCGAGGATGTGACCAAGAGGAAGAACCACAACTTCCTGGAGCGCAAAAGGCGGAATGACCTCCGTTCTAGGTTCCTGGCCTTGAGGGACCAGGTCCCCACCCTGGCCAGCTGCTCCAAGGCCCCCAAGGTGGTGATCCTGAGCAAGGCCTTGGAGTACTTGCAAGCCCTGGTGGGGGCCGAGAAGAGGATGGCCACGGAAAAAAGGCAGCTCCGATGCCGGCAGCAGCAACTGCAGAAGAGAATTGCCTACCTCAGTGGCTACTAG
- the MYCL gene encoding protein L-Myc isoform X1 yields MDSLMRSSREPSGMIALIPISQMKLKFRKVKSDAPKSSIFLPRFSEVRVCTNRSELTGQQGADMDFDSYQHYFYDYDCGEDFYRSTAPSEDIWKKFELVPSPPTSPPWGSGPGAGDAAPGVGPPEPWPGGGAGEEAESRGHSKAWGRNYASIIRRDCMWSGFSARERLERAVSDRLAAGAPRGNPPKAPAAPDCAPSLEAGNPAPAAPCPLGEPKTQACSGSESPSDSEGEEIDVVTVEKRQSLGVRKPVTITVRADPLDPCMKHFHISIHQQQHNYAARFPPESCSQGGAPERGPQEEALERDAPEEKEEVDEETVSRPPVESEAPQSCHPKPGSSDTEDVTKRKNHNFLERKRRNDLRSRFLALRDQVPTLASCSKAPKVVILSKALEYLQALVGAEKRMATEKRQLRCRQQQLQKRIAYLSGY; encoded by the exons atgaaactgAAGTTCAGGAAGGTTAAATCTGACGCTCCGAAGTCCAGCATCTTCCTACCTCGCTTCTCCGAGGTCCGGGTTTGCACCAACCGCAGTGAATTAACGGGCCAACAG GGAGCGGACATGGACTTCGACTCGTACCAGCACTATTTCTACGACTATGACTGCGGGGAGGATTTCTACCGCTCCACGGCGCCCAGTGAGGACATCTGGAAGAAATTCGAGCTGGTGCCGTCGCCCCCCACGTCGCCGCCCTGGGGCTCGGGTCCAGGCGCCGGGGACGCAGCCCCTGGCGTTGGTCCCCCGGAGCCGTGGCCCGGAGGGGGCGCCGGGGAAGAGGCGGAGTCCCGGGGCCATTCGAAAGCTTGGGGCAGGAACTACGCCTCCATCATCCGTCGTGACTGCATGTGGAGCGGCTTCTCCGCCCGGGAGCGGCTGGAGAGAGCGGTGAGCGACCGGCTCGCCGCCGGCGCCCCCCGGGGGAACCCGCCCAAGGCGCCCGCCGCCCCGGACTGCGCTCCCAGCCTCGAAGCCGGCAACCCGGCTCCCGCTGCCCCCTGCCCGCTGGGCGAGCCCAAGACCCAGGCCTGCTCGGGGTCCGAGAGCCCAAGCGACTCGG AGGGTGAAGAAATAGACGTCGTGACAGTGGAGAAGAGACAGTCCCTGGGTGTACGGAAGCCGGTCACCATCACGGTGCGGGCGGACCCTTTGGACCCCTGCATGAAGCACTTCCACATCTCCATCCACCAGCAACAGCACAACTACGCCGCCCGCTTTCCTCCAGAAAGCTGTTCCCAAGGGGGGGCTCCAGAGAGAGGTCCCCAAGAAGAGGCTCTGGAGAGAGACGccccagaggaaaaggaagaagtggaTGAAGAGACTGTGAGTCGCCCCCCCGTAGAAAGCGAGGCTCCCCAGTCCTGCCACCCCAAACCTGGCAGTTCTGACACCGAGGATGTGACCAAGAGGAAGAACCACAACTTCCTGGAGCGCAAAAGGCGGAATGACCTCCGTTCTAGGTTCCTGGCCTTGAGGGACCAGGTCCCCACCCTGGCCAGCTGCTCCAAGGCCCCCAAGGTGGTGATCCTGAGCAAGGCCTTGGAGTACTTGCAAGCCCTGGTGGGGGCCGAGAAGAGGATGGCCACGGAAAAAAGGCAGCTCCGATGCCGGCAGCAGCAACTGCAGAAGAGAATTGCCTACCTCAGTGGCTACTAG
- the MYCL gene encoding protein L-Myc isoform X5 translates to MCLCAGCRAAPSRRGAGPLQVAGGPGAGSDMDFDSYQHYFYDYDCGEDFYRSTAPSEDIWKKFELVPSPPTSPPWGSGPGAGDAAPGVGPPEPWPGGGAGEEAESRGHSKAWGRNYASIIRRDCMWSGFSARERLERAVSDRLAAGAPRGNPPKAPAAPDCAPSLEAGNPAPAAPCPLGEPKTQACSGSESPSDSEGEEIDVVTVEKRQSLGVRKPVTITVRADPLDPCMKHFHISIHQQQHNYAARFPPESCSQGGAPERGPQEEALERDAPEEKEEVDEETVSRPPVESEAPQSCHPKPGSSDTEDVTKRKNHNFLERKRRNDLRSRFLALRDQVPTLASCSKAPKVVILSKALEYLQALVGAEKRMATEKRQLRCRQQQLQKRIAYLSGY, encoded by the exons ATGTGCCTGTGTGCGGGCTGCCGGGCTGCCCCGAGCCGGCGGGGAGCCGGTCCGCTCCAGGTggcgggcggccccggggcgggct CGGACATGGACTTCGACTCGTACCAGCACTATTTCTACGACTATGACTGCGGGGAGGATTTCTACCGCTCCACGGCGCCCAGTGAGGACATCTGGAAGAAATTCGAGCTGGTGCCGTCGCCCCCCACGTCGCCGCCCTGGGGCTCGGGTCCAGGCGCCGGGGACGCAGCCCCTGGCGTTGGTCCCCCGGAGCCGTGGCCCGGAGGGGGCGCCGGGGAAGAGGCGGAGTCCCGGGGCCATTCGAAAGCTTGGGGCAGGAACTACGCCTCCATCATCCGTCGTGACTGCATGTGGAGCGGCTTCTCCGCCCGGGAGCGGCTGGAGAGAGCGGTGAGCGACCGGCTCGCCGCCGGCGCCCCCCGGGGGAACCCGCCCAAGGCGCCCGCCGCCCCGGACTGCGCTCCCAGCCTCGAAGCCGGCAACCCGGCTCCCGCTGCCCCCTGCCCGCTGGGCGAGCCCAAGACCCAGGCCTGCTCGGGGTCCGAGAGCCCAAGCGACTCGG AGGGTGAAGAAATAGACGTCGTGACAGTGGAGAAGAGACAGTCCCTGGGTGTACGGAAGCCGGTCACCATCACGGTGCGGGCGGACCCTTTGGACCCCTGCATGAAGCACTTCCACATCTCCATCCACCAGCAACAGCACAACTACGCCGCCCGCTTTCCTCCAGAAAGCTGTTCCCAAGGGGGGGCTCCAGAGAGAGGTCCCCAAGAAGAGGCTCTGGAGAGAGACGccccagaggaaaaggaagaagtggaTGAAGAGACTGTGAGTCGCCCCCCCGTAGAAAGCGAGGCTCCCCAGTCCTGCCACCCCAAACCTGGCAGTTCTGACACCGAGGATGTGACCAAGAGGAAGAACCACAACTTCCTGGAGCGCAAAAGGCGGAATGACCTCCGTTCTAGGTTCCTGGCCTTGAGGGACCAGGTCCCCACCCTGGCCAGCTGCTCCAAGGCCCCCAAGGTGGTGATCCTGAGCAAGGCCTTGGAGTACTTGCAAGCCCTGGTGGGGGCCGAGAAGAGGATGGCCACGGAAAAAAGGCAGCTCCGATGCCGGCAGCAGCAACTGCAGAAGAGAATTGCCTACCTCAGTGGCTACTAG
- the MYCL gene encoding protein L-Myc isoform X4 has protein sequence MDFDSYQHYFYDYDCGEDFYRSTAPSEDIWKKFELVPSPPTSPPWGSGPGAGDAAPGVGPPEPWPGGGAGEEAESRGHSKAWGRNYASIIRRDCMWSGFSARERLERAVSDRLAAGAPRGNPPKAPAAPDCAPSLEAGNPAPAAPCPLGEPKTQACSGSESPSDSEGEEIDVVTVEKRQSLGVRKPVTITVRADPLDPCMKHFHISIHQQQHNYAARFPPESCSQGGAPERGPQEEALERDAPEEKEEVDEETVSRPPVESEAPQSCHPKPGSSDTEDVTKRKNHNFLERKRRNDLRSRFLALRDQVPTLASCSKAPKVVILSKALEYLQALVGAEKRMATEKRQLRCRQQQLQKRIAYLSGY, from the exons ATGGACTTCGACTCGTACCAGCACTATTTCTACGACTATGACTGCGGGGAGGATTTCTACCGCTCCACGGCGCCCAGTGAGGACATCTGGAAGAAATTCGAGCTGGTGCCGTCGCCCCCCACGTCGCCGCCCTGGGGCTCGGGTCCAGGCGCCGGGGACGCAGCCCCTGGCGTTGGTCCCCCGGAGCCGTGGCCCGGAGGGGGCGCCGGGGAAGAGGCGGAGTCCCGGGGCCATTCGAAAGCTTGGGGCAGGAACTACGCCTCCATCATCCGTCGTGACTGCATGTGGAGCGGCTTCTCCGCCCGGGAGCGGCTGGAGAGAGCGGTGAGCGACCGGCTCGCCGCCGGCGCCCCCCGGGGGAACCCGCCCAAGGCGCCCGCCGCCCCGGACTGCGCTCCCAGCCTCGAAGCCGGCAACCCGGCTCCCGCTGCCCCCTGCCCGCTGGGCGAGCCCAAGACCCAGGCCTGCTCGGGGTCCGAGAGCCCAAGCGACTCGG AGGGTGAAGAAATAGACGTCGTGACAGTGGAGAAGAGACAGTCCCTGGGTGTACGGAAGCCGGTCACCATCACGGTGCGGGCGGACCCTTTGGACCCCTGCATGAAGCACTTCCACATCTCCATCCACCAGCAACAGCACAACTACGCCGCCCGCTTTCCTCCAGAAAGCTGTTCCCAAGGGGGGGCTCCAGAGAGAGGTCCCCAAGAAGAGGCTCTGGAGAGAGACGccccagaggaaaaggaagaagtggaTGAAGAGACTGTGAGTCGCCCCCCCGTAGAAAGCGAGGCTCCCCAGTCCTGCCACCCCAAACCTGGCAGTTCTGACACCGAGGATGTGACCAAGAGGAAGAACCACAACTTCCTGGAGCGCAAAAGGCGGAATGACCTCCGTTCTAGGTTCCTGGCCTTGAGGGACCAGGTCCCCACCCTGGCCAGCTGCTCCAAGGCCCCCAAGGTGGTGATCCTGAGCAAGGCCTTGGAGTACTTGCAAGCCCTGGTGGGGGCCGAGAAGAGGATGGCCACGGAAAAAAGGCAGCTCCGATGCCGGCAGCAGCAACTGCAGAAGAGAATTGCCTACCTCAGTGGCTACTAG